In Pollutimonas sp. M17, a single genomic region encodes these proteins:
- the phnE gene encoding phosphonate ABC transporter, permease protein PhnE, translating to MTQSIADRAWARYTGRERWTRLGIFAVMALVTSWSLASINIIWPWVWDAPAQISDLAGRMIPPDFSSIRAIMWALIETLNIATIATFISIFVSLPVAYISAQNTTPNQATLWLGRFILVSSRSVNTLIWALLFVAIFGPGVLAGIIAIMFRSLGFLGKLLGEAIEEIDRRPVEALEATGASRAKVILYAIVPQVVPTFFAVSILRWDINLRESTVLGLVGAGGIGVILQGSIDTLDWRTVATILLAIIGLVVAGEAIAAWLRKKVI from the coding sequence GTGACTCAGTCCATTGCCGACCGGGCCTGGGCCCGCTATACGGGGCGCGAGCGCTGGACGCGCCTGGGAATTTTTGCCGTCATGGCGCTGGTTACCAGTTGGTCCCTGGCATCCATCAATATCATCTGGCCCTGGGTGTGGGATGCCCCCGCCCAGATCAGCGATCTGGCGGGCCGCATGATACCGCCCGATTTCTCCAGCATTCGCGCAATCATGTGGGCGCTGATCGAAACCCTGAACATTGCCACCATCGCAACGTTCATTTCGATTTTCGTCTCGCTGCCGGTGGCCTATATCTCGGCGCAAAATACCACGCCGAACCAGGCGACCTTATGGCTGGGCCGCTTCATACTGGTATCGAGCCGCTCGGTCAACACGCTGATCTGGGCTCTCTTGTTTGTGGCCATTTTCGGCCCGGGCGTGCTGGCAGGCATCATTGCCATCATGTTCCGGTCACTGGGTTTCCTGGGCAAACTGCTGGGCGAGGCGATCGAAGAAATCGACCGCCGGCCGGTGGAAGCACTGGAAGCCACCGGCGCCTCGCGCGCCAAGGTCATTCTATATGCCATCGTCCCGCAGGTTGTACCCACCTTTTTCGCAGTCAGCATATTGCGCTGGGACATCAATCTGCGCGAATCGACCGTACTGGGCCTGGTGGGCGCCGGCGGCATCGGCGTCATCCTGCAAGGCTCCATTGATACGCTGGACTGGCGCACGGTAGCCACCATTTTACTGGCCATCATCGGATTGGTAGTCGCGGGCGAAGCCATTGCCGCATGGCTGCGCAAAAAGGTAATTTAA
- the ureE gene encoding urease accessory protein UreE, which produces MRTVNKRLQGTSVAQALIRSAPKAELTFEYRRRSRQKLRLDNGEEVALVLNQGTILHHGDVLVAGDGQLIVVHAAAESVLRVTAETPLALTRAAYHLGNRHVLVEICPHELKLEYDAVLLDMLGRLGGLTIERADMRFEPESGAYGGGHKHGHDETFAEDQALAHAAFAAHDHAHPH; this is translated from the coding sequence ATGCGCACCGTCAACAAGCGCCTGCAAGGCACCTCTGTCGCTCAAGCCTTGATCCGCAGTGCCCCCAAGGCGGAGCTGACCTTCGAGTACCGCCGCCGCAGCCGGCAGAAGCTCAGGTTGGACAACGGCGAGGAGGTCGCCCTGGTCTTGAATCAGGGAACCATATTGCATCACGGCGATGTTCTCGTCGCCGGCGACGGACAGCTTATTGTCGTGCATGCCGCCGCCGAGTCCGTATTGCGCGTTACGGCGGAAACGCCTTTGGCCCTGACGCGTGCGGCCTACCATCTGGGAAACCGCCACGTCCTGGTGGAGATCTGCCCGCATGAGCTGAAGCTCGAATACGACGCTGTATTGCTGGACATGCTTGGGCGTCTGGGTGGGCTTACGATAGAGCGGGCGGACATGAGGTTCGAGCCGGAATCCGGCGCTTACGGCGGCGGACATAAGCATGGCCACGACGAGACGTTCGCTGAAGATCAGGCCCTGGCCCATGCCGCCTTTGCGGCCCATGACCATGCACATCCTCATTGA
- the phnD gene encoding phosphate/phosphite/phosphonate ABC transporter substrate-binding protein, producing the protein MKISSIGMTQPIRRLACAAAFAAMMLPATSAVAAECSNRGALANIYCDENGDLVADTPTDPKKLLNPDTLVFAYTPVEDPAIYADIWKPFIEHLKKVTGKDVRFFAVQSNAAEIEAMRSNRLHIAGYSTGPTPFAVNLAGAVPFALMGSETGNFGYTLQVYTRKDSGINTMADLKGKRVAHTSPTSNSGNLAPRALFPKQGITPEKDYKVVYSGSHDQSMLGVVAGDYDAAPVASEVVERMAERKLYNPDEVKIIYESKRFPTTSYTYAHNLDPKLVEKIKEAFFSFDMKGTALGEEFSGVTKFVPITYKEDWSVIRDIQEANGVTYTTENLK; encoded by the coding sequence ATGAAAATATCTTCCATCGGTATGACCCAACCCATCCGGCGGCTTGCCTGCGCCGCAGCGTTTGCCGCCATGATGCTACCCGCCACAAGCGCCGTAGCCGCTGAATGCAGCAATCGCGGCGCGCTTGCCAACATTTATTGCGACGAAAACGGCGACCTCGTCGCCGACACCCCCACTGATCCGAAAAAGCTGTTGAATCCCGATACGCTGGTATTCGCTTACACCCCGGTCGAAGATCCCGCCATCTACGCCGACATCTGGAAGCCCTTTATCGAGCATCTCAAAAAGGTGACGGGCAAAGACGTACGTTTCTTCGCTGTTCAGTCCAATGCCGCCGAAATCGAAGCCATGCGCAGCAATCGGCTCCATATTGCGGGCTACTCCACAGGCCCGACCCCGTTTGCCGTCAATCTGGCAGGCGCAGTACCGTTTGCCCTCATGGGTTCGGAAACCGGCAACTTCGGATATACCCTGCAGGTCTATACGCGCAAAGACAGCGGCATCAACACCATGGCCGACCTGAAAGGCAAGCGCGTCGCCCACACATCGCCAACGTCCAATTCCGGCAACCTGGCTCCGCGCGCGCTATTCCCCAAGCAGGGAATCACGCCTGAGAAAGACTATAAGGTCGTGTATTCGGGCTCGCATGACCAGTCCATGCTGGGCGTGGTCGCCGGCGATTACGATGCCGCGCCGGTGGCATCGGAAGTCGTCGAGCGCATGGCCGAGCGCAAACTGTACAACCCCGACGAAGTCAAGATCATCTACGAGTCCAAGCGCTTTCCGACCACGTCGTACACGTACGCCCATAATCTTGATCCCAAACTGGTCGAGAAAATCAAAGAGGCTTTCTTCAGCTTCGACATGAAGGGAACGGCCCTGGGTGAAGAGTTTTCGGGCGTGACCAAGTTCGTTCCGATTACCTATAAGGAAGACTGGTCGGTCATCCGAGACATTCAGGAAGCCAACGGCGTTACCTACACGACCGAAAACCTGAAATAG
- the ureC gene encoding urease subunit alpha, with translation MIITRQAYTEMFGPTVVDGVGDRVRLADTGLLAEVEKDFCIFGEEVKFGGGKVIRDGMGQSQRISADCADTVITNALIIDAVSGVIKADIGIKNGLISGLGKAGNPDIQPGVTIVIGPATEIIAGEGMIVTAGAIDSHIHFICPQQIDEALASGVTTMIGGGTGPATGTLATTCTPGPWHISAMLSALDAFPMNIGLLGKGNASQQAPLLEQVRAGAIGLKLHEDWGTTPAAIDTCLTVAEATDVQVAIHSDTLNESGFVEDTLAAFKGRCIHSFHTEGAGGGHAPDIIRAAGMPNVLPASTNPTMPFTSNTIDEHLDMLMVCHHLDSSIAEDLAFAESRIRRETIAAEDILHDMGAFSIMSSDSQAMGRVGEVVLRTWQTADKMKTQRGALEGDSARADNQRIKRYIAKYTINPAIAHGIAHKVGSIEQGKLADIVLWRPAFFGVKASMVIKGGMIAAASMGDPGASISTPQPVCFRPMFGSFGKALKTSLTFVSQAGMENPELHALGLTKTLEAVHGCRNIGKADMVHNSWLPHITVDPQTYQVMADGQLLTCQAASKLPMAQRYFLF, from the coding sequence ATGATTATCACCAGGCAGGCCTATACCGAGATGTTCGGGCCGACCGTCGTCGACGGCGTCGGCGACCGTGTACGGCTGGCCGATACCGGGCTGCTGGCAGAAGTCGAAAAGGACTTCTGCATTTTTGGCGAAGAGGTCAAGTTCGGCGGCGGCAAGGTCATACGCGACGGCATGGGGCAAAGCCAGCGCATCAGCGCCGATTGCGCCGACACGGTCATTACCAATGCGCTTATCATCGACGCCGTCAGCGGCGTCATCAAGGCTGATATCGGCATCAAGAACGGCCTGATCTCCGGCTTGGGCAAGGCGGGCAATCCCGATATACAGCCGGGGGTCACGATAGTCATTGGTCCGGCTACCGAAATCATCGCCGGGGAAGGGATGATCGTGACCGCGGGTGCGATCGACTCGCACATACACTTCATCTGTCCCCAGCAAATCGACGAGGCATTGGCCAGCGGCGTCACTACCATGATAGGCGGCGGCACTGGACCGGCGACCGGCACCCTGGCCACCACATGCACGCCCGGCCCCTGGCATATCAGCGCCATGCTGTCGGCGCTTGACGCCTTCCCCATGAATATCGGCCTGCTGGGCAAAGGCAATGCCAGCCAGCAAGCGCCCCTGCTGGAGCAAGTCCGCGCGGGGGCCATAGGCTTGAAGCTGCATGAAGACTGGGGCACGACGCCCGCCGCGATCGACACCTGCCTGACCGTCGCCGAAGCGACAGACGTCCAGGTAGCCATCCACAGCGATACGCTGAACGAATCCGGGTTTGTCGAGGATACGCTGGCGGCTTTCAAGGGGCGCTGCATCCATTCCTTCCATACCGAGGGCGCAGGCGGAGGCCATGCGCCGGACATCATCCGGGCAGCAGGCATGCCTAATGTTTTGCCCGCATCGACCAACCCCACCATGCCGTTCACGTCGAATACCATCGACGAGCATCTGGATATGCTGATGGTTTGCCATCATCTGGATTCATCCATTGCCGAAGACCTGGCGTTTGCCGAAAGCCGGATACGCCGGGAAACGATCGCCGCCGAAGACATCCTGCATGACATGGGCGCATTCTCCATCATGAGCTCGGATTCCCAGGCCATGGGGCGCGTGGGCGAAGTGGTGCTGCGCACATGGCAGACCGCAGACAAGATGAAGACGCAGCGGGGGGCGCTGGAAGGCGACAGCGCACGCGCCGATAACCAGCGTATCAAACGCTATATTGCGAAATACACCATCAATCCCGCCATCGCCCACGGCATAGCGCACAAGGTGGGATCCATTGAACAGGGCAAGCTGGCCGACATCGTGCTGTGGCGCCCGGCCTTCTTCGGCGTGAAGGCCAGCATGGTCATCAAAGGCGGAATGATCGCAGCGGCCAGCATGGGCGATCCGGGCGCTTCGATCTCCACCCCCCAGCCCGTATGCTTTCGGCCCATGTTCGGCAGCTTTGGCAAGGCTCTTAAAACCTCGCTCACCTTTGTGTCGCAAGCCGGCATGGAAAATCCCGAGCTGCATGCACTTGGCCTGACCAAGACCCTGGAGGCGGTGCATGGCTGCAGGAATATCGGCAAGGCCGATATGGTGCACAACAGCTGGTTGCCGCATATTACCGTCGACCCGCAAACCTACCAGGTCATGGCCGACGGCCAGTTGCTTACCTGCCAGGCAGCCAGCAAGCTGCCCATGGCGCAACGTTACTTCCTGTTCTGA
- a CDS encoding urease accessory protein UreD — protein MSALPDTWHASLMLSFTSQVAGKTVLSKRRHEGPLLVQKALYPEGPAVCHAAILHPPSGIAGGDELSIDVHVGVGAHALLTTPGATRWYKSNGRSSVQHTHIRVEKGARLDWLPQENIFFEQADAALHSHVHIAGGGSAIGWEINQLGRVEKTTHWDEGRVMLASTLYLDGTPIWLESGELLAEGSLRHSDTGLAGFPVLATLWAFGEELTGEQTDDLAGLLPWSATLRAGLTCMRQADAQGLTLVRVLGEHAQDVRQLLTRLWAHLRPALLRIPAVPPRLWST, from the coding sequence ATGAGCGCGCTGCCCGACACCTGGCATGCAAGCCTGATGCTGTCGTTTACCTCGCAGGTAGCGGGCAAGACGGTGTTGTCCAAGCGCCGGCACGAAGGGCCGCTGCTGGTACAGAAAGCACTGTACCCCGAGGGGCCGGCGGTGTGCCATGCCGCGATACTGCACCCGCCGTCCGGCATAGCAGGCGGCGACGAACTGAGCATAGATGTCCACGTTGGTGTCGGCGCGCACGCCCTACTGACGACGCCCGGCGCGACCCGCTGGTACAAGTCCAACGGCAGGTCTTCCGTTCAGCATACGCATATACGCGTGGAGAAGGGAGCCCGTCTTGATTGGCTGCCGCAAGAGAACATATTCTTCGAACAGGCCGATGCGGCTTTGCATAGCCATGTACATATCGCTGGCGGCGGCTCGGCCATAGGCTGGGAAATCAATCAGCTGGGACGCGTCGAAAAAACCACTCATTGGGACGAAGGCCGGGTGATGCTGGCGTCTACGCTTTATCTGGACGGGACGCCCATATGGCTGGAATCCGGCGAGCTTCTTGCAGAAGGCTCTTTGCGTCACAGCGATACCGGCTTGGCGGGCTTTCCAGTATTGGCCACACTATGGGCGTTCGGCGAGGAGCTGACCGGCGAGCAGACCGACGACCTGGCAGGGCTGCTGCCATGGTCCGCAACGCTGCGTGCCGGTTTGACCTGCATGCGTCAGGCGGACGCGCAGGGCTTGACCCTGGTGCGCGTGTTGGGCGAGCACGCGCAGGACGTCAGGCAATTGTTGACCCGGCTGTGGGCGCATTTGCGGCCCGCGCTGCTTCGGATACCCGCAGTACCGCCGAGGCTGTGGAGCACCTGA
- the phnC gene encoding phosphonate ABC transporter ATP-binding protein, protein MLRITRLVKRYGNGNPVLQGLDLEVPDESIVSIIGASGAGKSTLLRCINRLVEPTSGSIELNGVELTSLKPEGLRRSRRHIGMIFQGFNLVDRLTVMENVQCGRLGYIPYWRAAMRRYPAQDIERAFHLMERVGIAHYANKRADELSGGERQRVGVVRALMQEPQILLADEPTASLDPVTSRQIMELLQKLADEFKLPVLINIHNVAEAKEFTRRIVGMRFGRLIFDGTPDELDADAMHRVYSGTAADKGANAPLEALETVAP, encoded by the coding sequence ATGCTTCGTATCACCCGCCTGGTCAAACGCTACGGCAATGGGAATCCCGTCCTGCAAGGCCTCGATCTCGAGGTCCCCGACGAGTCGATCGTATCCATCATCGGCGCATCCGGAGCAGGAAAAAGCACGCTGCTGCGCTGTATCAACCGCCTGGTCGAACCCACATCGGGCAGCATCGAACTGAACGGCGTCGAATTGACGTCCCTCAAGCCCGAAGGGCTGCGCCGTTCACGCCGGCATATCGGCATGATCTTTCAAGGCTTCAACCTGGTCGACCGCCTGACCGTCATGGAAAACGTGCAATGTGGCCGCCTGGGCTACATCCCTTACTGGCGAGCCGCCATGAGGCGCTATCCGGCCCAGGACATCGAACGCGCGTTTCATTTGATGGAGCGCGTCGGCATCGCACACTATGCCAACAAGCGGGCGGATGAGCTGTCCGGAGGCGAGCGCCAGCGCGTCGGCGTCGTGCGCGCGCTCATGCAAGAGCCGCAGATTCTGCTGGCCGACGAACCAACCGCCTCGCTCGACCCGGTGACATCGCGCCAGATCATGGAGCTGCTTCAAAAGCTGGCCGACGAGTTCAAGCTGCCGGTGCTGATCAACATCCACAACGTCGCCGAAGCCAAGGAATTTACACGCCGCATCGTAGGCATGCGCTTCGGTCGCCTGATTTTCGATGGCACGCCCGACGAGCTCGATGCGGATGCCATGCACCGCGTATATAGCGGCACGGCAGCCGACAAAGGGGCTAATGCCCCTCTGGAAGCACTGGAGACCGTCGCTCCATGA
- a CDS encoding HupE/UreJ family protein, with amino-acid sequence MILPKRHRFTGQRMAAAVGMMLISGVALAHPGHHDATGHMLLTGLLHPLTGTDHLLAMLAVGLWAATGAMSRRAALGMPLSFLALLFLGAMAGMAIADIPAIEPMIIASLLILGLLLVGRIKASPWAGPVLVATFALFHGIAHGVELAPGGSAAGYVAGFMLSTLALLLTGLGAGWLLRGRAVWLTRLAGAGIAAYGLALWSVAA; translated from the coding sequence ATGATTCTCCCGAAACGCCATCGATTCACTGGCCAACGAATGGCCGCTGCTGTCGGCATGATGCTGATTTCCGGCGTCGCGCTGGCGCACCCCGGCCACCATGATGCAACCGGTCATATGCTGCTGACCGGTCTTCTTCACCCATTGACGGGTACCGACCATCTGCTTGCCATGCTCGCCGTGGGCCTTTGGGCAGCAACCGGCGCCATGAGCCGCCGCGCTGCGCTGGGCATGCCTCTCAGCTTCCTTGCCCTGCTGTTTCTCGGGGCCATGGCTGGTATGGCCATCGCCGATATCCCCGCCATTGAACCGATGATCATCGCTTCATTGTTGATTCTTGGCCTGTTGCTGGTGGGTCGCATTAAGGCGTCTCCGTGGGCCGGGCCTGTCTTGGTGGCGACTTTCGCCTTGTTTCACGGTATTGCCCATGGTGTCGAATTGGCGCCGGGCGGAAGCGCTGCCGGCTACGTAGCCGGTTTCATGCTCAGCACCCTGGCCCTGCTATTGACAGGGCTTGGGGCTGGCTGGCTGCTGCGAGGCCGGGCTGTGTGGCTGACGCGCCTGGCAGGCGCCGGCATTGCCGCCTACGGTTTGGCCTTATGGTCGGTAGCCGCATGA
- a CDS encoding DeoR/GlpR family DNA-binding transcription regulator: MIRKPRKEERQARILEALRHTPHIRIALLAERFKVTTETIRRDLDALSRRGLVNRAHGGVVAQPMGAQPSIFEREQSTVDERSRIATLAASFVSSGQVLMMDAGSTTTQLAWQLARGTETLTVITNSYPVASALTPSRCAAIVCPGEFNGHEGGVFGQDTTEFLGRFHANIAFIGASGLGAGGVMDVNRQAAWVKRTMIERCEHIYLLVDHTKFDLHVLEVVAPLDALSGVITDRAPPDPLAHALREAGVACYVASNTDTPDPVSPHSQEEK, translated from the coding sequence ATGATCCGTAAACCACGCAAGGAAGAACGACAAGCCCGGATCCTCGAGGCGCTGCGCCACACGCCTCATATCCGCATCGCGCTGCTGGCCGAGCGTTTCAAGGTTACGACCGAGACCATACGGCGCGATCTCGATGCCTTGAGCAGGCGCGGCCTGGTCAATCGTGCGCACGGCGGGGTGGTTGCCCAGCCTATGGGGGCGCAGCCGTCGATATTCGAGCGCGAACAGTCGACTGTGGACGAGCGTTCCCGCATCGCAACGCTGGCCGCCTCGTTCGTGTCCAGCGGCCAGGTGCTGATGATGGACGCCGGTTCGACCACCACGCAGCTGGCCTGGCAACTGGCGCGCGGCACCGAAACATTGACGGTGATCACGAACAGCTACCCGGTGGCTTCGGCGCTGACGCCATCCCGGTGCGCGGCCATCGTCTGTCCGGGCGAATTCAATGGGCACGAGGGGGGCGTATTCGGGCAGGACACCACCGAGTTCCTGGGGCGTTTTCACGCCAATATTGCCTTTATCGGCGCCAGCGGGCTGGGGGCCGGCGGTGTCATGGATGTGAACCGCCAGGCGGCATGGGTCAAGAGAACCATGATCGAACGCTGCGAACACATTTATCTGCTGGTGGACCATACGAAATTCGATTTGCATGTGCTCGAGGTCGTGGCACCCCTGGATGCGTTAAGCGGGGTGATCACCGACCGGGCGCCCCCCGATCCCTTGGCGCATGCATTGCGTGAGGCCGGCGTCGCCTGTTATGTCGCCTCGAACACCGATACGCCCGATCCCGT
- a CDS encoding urease subunit beta — protein sequence MIPGETLAEPGDMELNAGRAAVTIDVVNGGDRPVQVGSHYHFAEVNSALCFDRARAYGCRLNIAAGTAVRFEPGQKRTVELIVLAGDRKVFGFKGDIMGAL from the coding sequence CTGATACCCGGAGAGACCCTGGCGGAGCCCGGCGACATGGAACTGAATGCCGGACGCGCCGCCGTGACCATCGACGTCGTCAATGGCGGCGATAGGCCAGTGCAAGTGGGCTCGCATTACCACTTCGCCGAGGTCAATAGCGCGCTGTGTTTCGACCGTGCTCGCGCGTACGGCTGCCGCCTGAACATTGCGGCGGGCACGGCCGTTCGTTTTGAGCCTGGGCAAAAGCGTACCGTAGAGCTGATCGTCCTGGCCGGTGACCGCAAGGTGTTTGGCTTCAAGGGCGACATCATGGGAGCGTTGTGA
- the ureG gene encoding urease accessory protein UreG: protein MSAHQHTHASTPPPGRHKTLPVLRVGVGGPVGSGKTTLLEMLCKRMAEKYDLVVITNDIYTKEDQRLLTISGALPPERIMGVETGGCPHTAIREDASINLEAIDRMMGQFPNADVVFVESGGDNLAATFSPELADLTLYVIDVAGGEKIPRKGGPGITKSDLLIINKTDLAPYVGASLPIMKEDTKRMRGNRPFVMGTIKTGDGLDEIIAFIENEGLLAG from the coding sequence ATGTCCGCACACCAACATACACATGCAAGCACTCCGCCGCCTGGACGTCATAAGACCTTGCCGGTGCTCCGCGTGGGAGTCGGCGGCCCGGTCGGCTCGGGCAAGACCACCTTGCTGGAGATGCTGTGCAAAAGAATGGCAGAGAAGTATGACCTTGTCGTCATTACCAACGACATCTATACCAAGGAAGACCAGCGATTGTTGACGATATCCGGCGCCTTGCCGCCCGAGCGTATCATGGGTGTGGAAACAGGCGGGTGTCCGCATACGGCCATTCGTGAGGACGCCTCTATCAATCTGGAGGCCATAGACCGCATGATGGGCCAATTCCCGAATGCCGACGTGGTATTCGTTGAGTCCGGCGGGGATAACCTGGCTGCCACGTTCAGCCCGGAACTGGCCGATCTGACGCTTTACGTCATTGATGTCGCGGGCGGCGAAAAAATACCACGCAAGGGTGGGCCGGGAATCACAAAATCGGATCTGCTCATCATCAACAAGACCGATCTCGCGCCCTACGTTGGAGCCTCGTTGCCGATCATGAAGGAAGATACCAAGCGCATGCGTGGCAACCGGCCCTTTGTAATGGGAACGATAAAGACGGGCGATGGTCTCGATGAGATCATCGCCTTTATTGAAAACGAAGGCTTGCTGGCAGGGTGA
- a CDS encoding urease subunit gamma: protein MDLTPREKDKLLIFTAALLAERRKGRGLKLNYPESIALITAAIMEGARDGRSVADLMHHGTTILTREDVMEGVPEMIADIQVEATFPDGSKLVTVHHPII from the coding sequence ATGGACCTGACACCTAGGGAAAAAGACAAGCTGCTTATTTTTACCGCAGCCCTGCTGGCGGAACGGCGCAAAGGCCGGGGACTGAAGTTGAACTATCCCGAGTCCATTGCGCTGATCACGGCGGCAATCATGGAGGGCGCGCGGGATGGCCGCAGCGTGGCTGACCTGATGCACCACGGCACCACCATACTGACTCGCGAAGATGTCATGGAGGGTGTGCCGGAAATGATTGCCGATATACAGGTGGAAGCCACATTCCCCGATGGAAGCAAGCTCGTCACGGTTCATCACCCCATTATTTAA
- the phnE gene encoding phosphonate ABC transporter, permease protein PhnE, which translates to MTPQPSSLPRAWRKPPFIANPLLRWGLVAATIIYLVWVAYTLPFNWERISEGMTRAARIFSGAIPPSFARHELLIDGFLESMQIAILSTLLGVGLSIPIAFMAARNIAAKPIYLLGRTLIILARSFHPVIVAIIFVKAVGFGPVAGILTLTIYSIGFVAKMLAERIEEIDWGQVEALRSTGTRFFTVLQFAVLPQIMPRQIGLAMYQLDSNLRASAVVGIVGAGGIGSTLMNAFGRYDYDFALAITMIIIAAILISEAVSGRIRRAIW; encoded by the coding sequence ATGACCCCTCAGCCATCCTCATTGCCGAGGGCCTGGCGCAAGCCGCCCTTCATCGCCAACCCGCTGCTGCGCTGGGGACTGGTCGCAGCGACGATTATCTATCTGGTCTGGGTCGCCTACACGCTGCCCTTCAACTGGGAACGCATCAGCGAAGGCATGACACGGGCCGCCCGCATTTTCTCCGGCGCCATTCCTCCCAGCTTTGCCCGCCATGAATTATTGATCGACGGCTTCCTGGAAAGCATGCAGATTGCGATCCTGTCGACACTGCTGGGCGTGGGGCTCAGCATTCCCATCGCGTTCATGGCGGCACGCAATATCGCCGCCAAGCCGATTTATCTGTTGGGGCGCACCCTGATCATCCTGGCGCGCAGCTTCCATCCCGTGATTGTCGCCATCATATTCGTCAAGGCGGTGGGCTTTGGCCCGGTCGCCGGCATCCTGACCCTGACCATTTATTCGATCGGATTCGTGGCAAAAATGCTTGCCGAGCGCATCGAGGAAATTGACTGGGGCCAGGTCGAGGCCTTGCGCAGCACTGGCACACGCTTCTTCACCGTGCTGCAATTCGCGGTCTTGCCGCAGATCATGCCGCGCCAGATCGGCCTGGCGATGTATCAGCTGGACAGCAATCTGCGCGCATCGGCGGTAGTCGGCATTGTGGGCGCCGGCGGAATCGGTTCAACGCTCATGAATGCCTTTGGCCGCTATGACTATGATTTCGCCCTGGCCATTACCATGATCATCATCGCTGCCATTTTAATTAGCGAAGCCGTCAGCGGCCGCATACGGAGGGCCATCTGGTGA
- a CDS encoding urease accessory protein UreF, protein METSQLAAVLQLSSPSLPIGGYSYSQGLEAAIDLGLVADETSALRWIRQQLECVLMPCEAPVWLLLFDSWHAGDWAGVSHWNQWFMATRETRELRQETEQMGWSLVKLATELAWGETGARERLLGLANVALPTAHAYAAWALGLARRDGLAAYLFTWLENQMMAALKAVPLGQMAGQRIVDQLRHSIPAVCDGAVERAAAYPPRIHTLAPQLAILSSRHETQYSRLFRS, encoded by the coding sequence ATGGAAACCAGCCAGCTCGCCGCAGTGCTGCAACTGTCGTCGCCTTCCCTGCCCATAGGCGGCTACAGCTATTCACAAGGCCTGGAGGCAGCCATAGACCTGGGGCTCGTTGCGGACGAGACGAGCGCGCTCCGCTGGATCCGGCAGCAGCTGGAATGCGTGCTGATGCCTTGCGAGGCTCCTGTGTGGCTGCTGCTGTTCGACAGCTGGCACGCCGGCGACTGGGCGGGCGTGTCTCACTGGAACCAATGGTTTATGGCTACGCGCGAAACCCGTGAATTACGCCAGGAAACCGAGCAGATGGGCTGGTCGCTTGTGAAGCTGGCTACCGAATTGGCGTGGGGCGAGACAGGCGCGCGTGAACGCTTGCTCGGTCTGGCCAATGTTGCGCTTCCCACGGCACACGCGTACGCGGCGTGGGCGCTGGGCCTGGCCAGGCGCGACGGCTTGGCGGCGTATCTGTTTACCTGGCTTGAGAACCAGATGATGGCGGCGCTCAAAGCGGTGCCCCTGGGCCAAATGGCCGGACAACGCATTGTGGATCAGTTGCGTCATTCCATACCTGCGGTGTGCGACGGCGCCGTTGAAAGAGCGGCCGCCTATCCTCCCAGAATCCACACGCTGGCCCCACAGCTGGCCATTCTATCGTCTCGGCACGAGACGCAGTATTCCCGTTTATTCCGCTCTTGA